From the genome of Limnohabitans sp.:
CACGTGGGACTGGTGCCATCAATCCAGCCGTACATGGCCGTACCACGCCCGCGTGAAGCTGCGGGTGTTGTCCGTGTCGGTCATGATGGCCAGGCCCAGCAGGGCGCCGGGGGCCTCGCCAAAGGCTTTTTCAAAATCTGCCCGGATATGGCGCTGGTAAGTGAGCCATTGGCCGACCCGACCGGGGCCAGATTCCACCGCCAGTTTGCGGATGCGGTCGGTGCGGGGGTTGACGATCACCGACTCTGCGGGGCACTGGTTGCACCAAACGTACATCAGAGTGGCATAGGGCAAGGGCTCGCCCGTGAGGCTCTGGGTGAGCTCGCTGAGCATGGCATTTTTGGAGGTGAATTGTTGCCGGTCGCCATCAAACACCAGAATCAAGCGAACAGGAGAATCTTCTGTTTCACGTTGCACCATGTCGGCTCCCGGTATCAACTGCCCCACCCGCCACTCAAACGACAAGCGCCCCAGCCGCTCGGGGGCAATGTGCAAGCGCTGGCGCAGCATGCTGGCCGAAGAATCGGCCTGCGCCTCCAGGGTATAGCCCTGGGC
Proteins encoded in this window:
- a CDS encoding DUF3047 domain-containing protein codes for the protein MINRPCAPARAALFGVLGLCMGLSACSVMPPQPETHGGSSAPLQQLPLQFNAHDKSQWEKMVLPGKLRTAYKLDKQAQGYTLEAQADSSASMLRQRLHIAPERLGRLSFEWRVGQLIPGADMVQRETEDSPVRLILVFDGDRQQFTSKNAMLSELTQSLTGEPLPYATLMYVWCNQCPAESVIVNPRTDRIRKLAVESGPGRVGQWLTYQRHIRADFEKAFGEAPGALLGLAIMTDTDNTRSFTRAWYGHVRLD